Within the Syntrophorhabdus sp. genome, the region GCCGCCGAAAGGAGGGACCGTCCCGTCGAGATCGTGCGCATGCTTACCCACTTCAGGATCCCCGAGACCTGCGGGGTCGTTCTTGACATCCTCAAGGGGATGGATCCCGACGACGAGAACTATGGAACGGTGCTCGAGCTTTTCGCTTCCTTAAGTGAGATATGGGCGGCCGAGGCCGGCCGGTACATGGAGCGTGACGAGGCGAACCTCCTGCCCCTCGTCAGGGCCTGCCGGATGACGGGTGTAAAGGTCGGGGAGGCTGCGCTCCTCAGGCATTTCCTCACGGCACCCGTGGAGGTGAAGCGGGAGATCGTGATGAACGTTCCGGCGGTTGTGGAAGGAAGCGGGTGTTCCATCATCAAGGAGGCCCTGAAGGACACCGACGGCCATATCAAGGGCTTCGCGGTGGATGCCGTGGGCAATCTCAAGCTCACGAACCTCAAGGAGGACATCGTCCGCATCCTCAGGGAGGACTTCCACGACGTGAGGGTCAAGGCGTTGAGGGCCCTGATCCGGCTCGACCCCGCCATGGCTGTCGAGATGATCGCGGATTTCGTCAACGGGGGATCGGTGGACGACAAGAAGGTGTATCTTGCCTCCACAGGTCTCATCGACGGACAGAGGAACCTGCCGTTCATCACCCGGCTCCTGAAAGATGAGGATGAAGGTGTGCGCAGAAGCACCATCGGCGTTCTCGGAGGTTTCGTCGACGACGAGAACTACATGGAGCTCCTTGAGGACACGCTCATGGGAGACGAGATACCCCACGAGGTGCTCAAGGTCGTCAAGGACAAGAGACTGAAACGTTTCAAGGAGAGGCTTGTCGGGATCTTTACGGACGAAAGCAGGGGGATGTGGACGCGGTACTACGCGCTGTCCGCGCTTGGGGCTTTCGAAGACCCGGCCCTTTTCGATATCTTCGTGAAGGGCCTCGGGGACGACAACGGTCTCATCACGATAGGGTGTATTCGGGCGCTGGCCGACCTCAACGACGAACGCGCGGTGGACCACATACGGCCATATCTCATAAGCAGCAACGACGATATCAGGTCCGCGGCGGAGATGGTTGTCAGCAGAACGCAGAACGCATAGGAACCGGCCATGACCAGAGAAGAATTTACCGTCCTGAGAGACTTCATCTATGAGAAAACGGGCATATACTTCGCCGAAACGAAGACCTATCTCCTTGAGAGCAGGTTGACGAACAGGTTGAGCGAGCTGGGTCTCGGTTCCTTCGAAGACTATTACTACCATTTGAAATACGGCGCCGACAAGGCAAGGAATGAGCTCGCCAGGCTCTACGACGTGGTCACGACCAACGAAACGAGTTTCTTCCGCAACCCGCCGCAGCTCGACGCCTTCAAGATCATCGTGCAGAAAGCCTACATGAACGGCACGAGCCAGAGCTCTCCCATCCGCATATGGAGCGCGGCCTGTTCCACGGGTGAGGAGGCATACACGCTCGCCATCATGCTCATGGAGATGGCGGAGATCCATCGGGTCAGCGTTCCCTTCACCATCATCGCCACGGACATATCGAGCAAGGTCCTGGAATCGGCACGGAAGGCCGTTTTCAGCCAGTACAGTGTCCGCAACACCGATGAGGCGATCAAGAGAAAGTATTTTACAGAAGAGAACAATATGTATAAGCTGAAGGAAACGGTAAAAAAGAACGTTAAGATCGACTTCATGAACCTCATGGATGACGATGCGTACAGGCTGTACCGGCAGATGGATTTCATCTTCTGCAGGAACGTTCTCATCTACTTTGACGAGAAGATGAAGAAGAAGGTCGTGGACCATATGTACGAGTGCCTGAAGCCAAAGGGATTCCTGACGATCGGTCACGCGGAATCGCTTCACAACATCTCCCGGGCCTTCAAGCCGCTCGTGTTTCCCGGAACCATAGCGTATCAGAAAGGATGAAATATGAAGACGATACTCATCGTGGATGACTCGGCAACGATCAGGAAGCTCCTGGCGTATATCCTGAAGCGGAAGAACTATATCATCGCCGAGGCCGAGGACGGAATGGATGCCATGGAAAAGCTGAGCCACGTTCAGGTCGATCTCGTTATCGTGGACCTCAATATGCCCAACATGGACGGCATCGAGTTCGTGAAGAACCTGCGGGACAACTACTATTACATGGACACGCCCGTCATCATGCTCACCACGACGAAGGACGACAAGCTCAAGAAGGATGCTCTTGACGCAGGTGTCAACATGTTCCTCAACAAGCCGGTGCAACCAAATTTTCTCCTGTACAAGGTGGAAAGCCTTATGCAGGACGAGGAGGAATACAATGGATGATCAAGCTCTCCAGAGAGATGAGATGCAGGAAATCATCGATGAGTTCATAGCCGAGTCGAGTGAACTCATGGACAATGTCATCCAGGACATTGTCGTGATCGAGCAGAGCCAGGACGAGGAGGTCGTGAACAGCATCTTCCGGGCCGTCCACACCATAAAGGGGACCTCGAGCTTCCTGGGGTTCAACGCCCTGTCCCAGCTTGCCCACAAGGCCGAGGATGTCCTCGGGGTCATCCGCAAAGGCGAGATGGCCACGGACCAGGCCGTTGCCGACATCCTCCTCGAGTCCTTCGACCTCATGAAGCTGATGATAGAGGACATCAGGGACCAGGGAAGCGAGAACCAGGACGCGTCCGCCGTCATCGTGAAGCTCACGGACCTCCTCGATCCCGCGAAGAAGGGCGCGGCGCCTCAGCCCGAGGAGACGAAGAAGATCGGCGAGATCCTCGTGGAGGAGAAGATCATCACGGAATCCGAGCTTGAGGATGTCCTCAAGAAACAGGAGACGGAGAAGGACAAGAAGGTCGGTGAGATCGCCGTCGAGGAGAAGTACATCACCGAGACCCAGCTCAACAAGGCGCTGGTGAAACAGAAGGCCCCCAAGACGGAGGAACAGTCGATCAGGATCGATGTCAAGAAGCTCGACGAGCTGATGAACCTCGTCGGTGAGCTTGTCCTCGGGAAGAACAGGCTCATCCTCGTCAACAGCATGGCGAAGAAGGGCGAGGAGAGTGAGGCCGTCTTCGACAACCTGACGGATATAACGAATTACATAGAGGTCATCACCAACGAGCTCCAGCTTTCCGTCATGAGGGCGAGGCTGGTGCCCGTCAGCAAGGTCTTCAACAAGATCCCCAGAATGGTGAGAGACCTTTGTTCGGAGTTCGGAAAGGATATCGAGCTCAAGGTCGAAGGCGAGGAGACGGAGC harbors:
- a CDS encoding protein-glutamate O-methyltransferase CheR produces the protein MTREEFTVLRDFIYEKTGIYFAETKTYLLESRLTNRLSELGLGSFEDYYYHLKYGADKARNELARLYDVVTTNETSFFRNPPQLDAFKIIVQKAYMNGTSQSSPIRIWSAACSTGEEAYTLAIMLMEMAEIHRVSVPFTIIATDISSKVLESARKAVFSQYSVRNTDEAIKRKYFTEENNMYKLKETVKKNVKIDFMNLMDDDAYRLYRQMDFIFCRNVLIYFDEKMKKKVVDHMYECLKPKGFLTIGHAESLHNISRAFKPLVFPGTIAYQKG
- a CDS encoding response regulator, coding for MKTILIVDDSATIRKLLAYILKRKNYIIAEAEDGMDAMEKLSHVQVDLVIVDLNMPNMDGIEFVKNLRDNYYYMDTPVIMLTTTKDDKLKKDALDAGVNMFLNKPVQPNFLLYKVESLMQDEEEYNG
- a CDS encoding chemotaxis protein CheA, with translation MDDQALQRDEMQEIIDEFIAESSELMDNVIQDIVVIEQSQDEEVVNSIFRAVHTIKGTSSFLGFNALSQLAHKAEDVLGVIRKGEMATDQAVADILLESFDLMKLMIEDIRDQGSENQDASAVIVKLTDLLDPAKKGAAPQPEETKKIGEILVEEKIITESELEDVLKKQETEKDKKVGEIAVEEKYITETQLNKALVKQKAPKTEEQSIRIDVKKLDELMNLVGELVLGKNRLILVNSMAKKGEESEAVFDNLTDITNYIEVITNELQLSVMRARLVPVSKVFNKIPRMVRDLCSEFGKDIELKVEGEETELDRSLIEALTDPLIHIIRNSVDHGIELPEERTANGKRAKGLLSIRAYNEGNHVIIEVYDDGKGINIQAVKDKVKEKGLMNEAELASLSPKEAMNLIFIPGLSTAQKISKVSGRGVGMDVVRTNIEKMNGQAHIDSEEGKWTKLTIKLPLTLAIMRALIVKVAEELFAIPLNTVTELVKLKEGLIKTVDKNEVLVLRNTVIPIVDLSKAFLMQGPEDGSGYVVICSIGEKTIGIKVNSVIGQEEVVIKPLGEFLKDIKGISGATIRGDGKVILILDIPSVILNYTMHRRATAQVQAQQIQMRN